Proteins encoded together in one Triticum dicoccoides isolate Atlit2015 ecotype Zavitan chromosome 7B, WEW_v2.0, whole genome shotgun sequence window:
- the LOC119337809 gene encoding probable xyloglucan endotransglucosylase/hydrolase protein 23: MARMAVSVLAILLACSAVASASFDKEFDITWGDGRGKILNNGQLLTLGLDKVSGSGFQSKHEYLYGKIDMQLKLVSGNSAGTVTAYYLSSQGPTHDEIDFEFLGNVTGEPYTLHTNVFTQGQGQREQQFRLWFDPTNDFHTYSILWNPKHIIFMVDDMPIRDFKNLEGKGIAFPKNQPMRLYSSLWNADDWATQGGRVKTDWSHAPFSASYRGFKANACVVTAGGRPRCGSSVGTEVAPGTGAAGEWYNQELDLTRQQRMRWVQSNYMIYNYCTDPKRVAKGVPAECSM; the protein is encoded by the exons ATGGCTCGCATGGCGGTGTCGGTGCTGGCGATCCTGCTCGCCTGTTCTGCCGTTGCTTCGGCGAGCTTCGACAAGGAGTTCGACATCACGTGGGGTGACGGGCGCGGCAAGATCCTCAACAATGGCCAGCTGCTGACGCTGGGGCTGGACAAGGTCTCCGGCTCCGGGTTCCAGTCCAAGCACGAGTACCTCTACGGCAAGATCGACATGCAGCTCAAGCTCGTCTCCGGCAACTCCGCCGGCACCGTCACCGCATACTAC CTGTCGTCGCAGGGGCCGACGCACGACGAGATCGACTTCGAGTTCCTGGGCAACGTCACCGGCGAGCCCTACACGCTGCACACCAACGTGTTCACGCAGGGGCAGGGCCAACGGGAGCAGCAGTTCCGCCTCTGGTTCGATCCCACCAACGACTTCCACACCTACTCCATCCTCTGGAACCCAAAGCACATCAT CTTCATGGTGGACGACATGCCGATCAGGGACTTCAAGAACCTTGAGGGAAAGGGGATCGCCTTCCCCAAGAACCAGCCCATGCGGCTCTACTCCAGCCTCTGGAACGCCGATGACTGGGCCACGCAGGGCGGCCGCGTCAAGACGGACTGGTCCCACGCGCCGTTCTCTGCTTCCTACCGCGGCTTCAAGGCCAACGCGTGCGTGGTGACCGCGGGCGGCCGGCCGCGCtgcggctccagcgtgggcacggaGGTTGCCCCCGGCACAGGCGCGGCGGGCGAGTGGTACAACCAGGAGCTGGACCTGACGCGGCAGCAGCGGATGCGGTGGGTGCAGAGCAACTATATGATCTACAACTACTGCACCGACCCCAAGCGCGTCGCCAAGGGCGTCCCCGCCGAGTGCTCCATGTAG